The genomic interval GCCGCTGCTGCTGGTGGGCGTCTCGAACCTGCTGCTGACCGGCCTGATCCCGCTCTGGTACGGCGCCAGCCACAGCCTGCAGCTGGTCGGCATGCCGGCGCCGCTGGTGACCGACGTGAACAGGCTGACCGCTATCTGGGCGGTGGAAGGCGCCCTGCTGCTGGGCATTCTGCTGGTGCTGGCGAGCAGCTTCGGCACGGTGCGCAGCCGGCTCGCCGAAGGCACCCAGACGGCCGTGGGCGGCGCCCTGCTGGCGGCGATGAACACCGCCTCGGAGTACGGCTTCGGTGGCGTGATCGCCTCGCTGCCCGGCTTCGTGCTGGTGGCCGACGCCCTGGAGGCCATCCCCAACCCGCTGATCAACGAGGCCATCACCGTGAACCTGCTGGCGGGCATCACCGGCTCCGCCTCGGGCGGCATGAGCATCGCCCTGGCGGCCATGTCCGATACTTTCATAGCCGCCGCCAACGCCGCGCAGATCCCCCTGGAGGTGCTGCACCGGGTGGCCTCCATGTCCAGCGGCGGGATGGACACCCTGCCGCACAACGGCGCGGTGATCACCCTGCTGGCGGTCACCGGACTGACCCATCGCGAGGCCTACAAGGACATCTTCGGCATCACGCTGATCGCCACCCTCGCCGTGTTCTTCATCATCGGCGTGTTCTACGCCACCGGTCTGGTCTGAACGACCAAGGAGACAAGCCCATGACGATTCTCGGCGGCAAGACCGCTCTGGTCACCGGCTCCACCAGCGGCATCGGCCTGGGCATCGCCCACTGCCTGGCCGCCGCCGGCGCCAACCTGGTGCTCAACGGCTTCGGCGACGCGCAGCAGGCGCTGCAGTCGGTGCGCAGTCACGGCCACGAAGTGCGCCACCATCCGGCCGACATGTCCAGGCCCGAAGAAATCGCCGCGCTGATGGCGTTCGCCGAAGGCGAGTTCGGCGGTGTCGACATCCTGGTCAACAACGCCGGCATCCAGCATGTGGCCCCGGTCGAGGAATTCCCGCCGGAGCGCTGGGACAGCGTCCTCGCCATCAACCTCTCCTCGGCCTTCCACACCACCCGCCTGGCCCTGCCCGGCATGCGCCGGCGCAACTGGGGGCGGATCGTCAACATCGCCTCGGTGCACGGCCTGGTCGCCTCGGCGCAGAAGTCCGCCTACGTCGCCGCCAAGCACGGCCTGCTCGGCCTGACCAAGGTGGTCGCCCTGGAAACCGCGCAGACCCCCATCACCTGCAACGCGATCTGCCCCGGCTGGGTGCTGACGCCCCTGGTGCAGCAGCAGATCGACGCCCGCGCCCTGGCCAGCGGCGACCCCGTCGGCGCCCGCCACGACCTCCTGGCCGAGAAGCAGCCGTCGCTGGAGTTCGTCACCCCCGAGCAGCTCGGCGCGCTGGTGCTGTTCCTCTGCAGCGAATCGGCCAGCCAGGTGCGCGGCGCGGCCTGGAACATGGACGGCGGCTGGGCGGCGCAGTGACGCACGCCGCCGCCGAAGAACGATGACGACCGGAGCGACGACAATGGCAACGACAACGACAATAACAACACCCAGGAAGCACTCAATGTTCGCCAGGATCACCCACCTCTGCGTGCTGCTGGTGCAGCGCTACCTGCCATCGCCCTTCGTGTTCTCCGCCCTGCTCACCCTGCTGGTGCTGGCCGCCGGCATGCTCTTCACCGGCCAGAGCCTGCCGGCCATGATCCGCCACTGGAACGCCGGCTTCTGGACCCTGCTGGCCTTCGCCATGCAGATGGCGCTGATCTTCGTCACCGGCCACGCCCTGGCCAACGCGCCGGCGGTCAGCCGCCAGCTCGACCGCCTCGCCGGCCTGGCGCGCAGCCCCGGCCAGGCGGTGGTGCTGGTCACCCTGGTGGCGCTGGCCGGCTGCTGGCTCAACTGGGGCTTCGGCCTGGTGGTCGGCGCGGTGTTCGCCCAGGCCCTGGCGCGGCGGGTCGTCGGCGTCGACTATCCGCTGCTGGTGGCCGCCGCCTACTCGGGCTTTCTGGTCTGGCATGGCGGCCTGTCCGGTTCGATTCCGCTGGCCCTGGCCAGCGGCGGCGCCGATCTTGCGCGCGTCTCCGGCGGCGTGCTCACCGAGGCCATCGGCATCCAGCGCAGCCTGTTCACCCCGCTCAACCTCGCCATCGTCGCCGGCCTGGCGATCGGCCTGCCGCTGCTCAACCGCGCCATGCACCCGCACGAGGGCGCCCGGGTGGCCGATCCCGCCCTGCTCGCCGAGGTGCGCCCGCAGCCGCCGCGTCGCGACA from Azotobacter salinestris carries:
- a CDS encoding 3-hydroxybutyrate dehydrogenase, with amino-acid sequence MTILGGKTALVTGSTSGIGLGIAHCLAAAGANLVLNGFGDAQQALQSVRSHGHEVRHHPADMSRPEEIAALMAFAEGEFGGVDILVNNAGIQHVAPVEEFPPERWDSVLAINLSSAFHTTRLALPGMRRRNWGRIVNIASVHGLVASAQKSAYVAAKHGLLGLTKVVALETAQTPITCNAICPGWVLTPLVQQQIDARALASGDPVGARHDLLAEKQPSLEFVTPEQLGALVLFLCSESASQVRGAAWNMDGGWAAQ
- a CDS encoding short-chain fatty acid transporter, which produces MFARITHLCVLLVQRYLPSPFVFSALLTLLVLAAGMLFTGQSLPAMIRHWNAGFWTLLAFAMQMALIFVTGHALANAPAVSRQLDRLAGLARSPGQAVVLVTLVALAGCWLNWGFGLVVGAVFAQALARRVVGVDYPLLVAAAYSGFLVWHGGLSGSIPLALASGGADLARVSGGVLTEAIGIQRSLFTPLNLAIVAGLAIGLPLLNRAMHPHEGARVADPALLAEVRPQPPRRDTPAQRLDDSRLLGLALVGMALVYFVGHFASQGFALGLNVVIALFLFAGLLLHGTPERYMRAMDESVRGIGGIVLLFPFYAGIMGMMMGANAEGVSLGRQISEAFVAWSSADTFPLLAFLSAGVVNVFVPSGGGQWAVQGPIMLPAGQALGVAPEVTAMAIAWGDAWTNMIQPFWALPLLGIVGLGARDIMGYCLIMLLYSGAVICAAFYFLT